In Pseudonocardia sp. C8, one genomic interval encodes:
- a CDS encoding PH domain-containing protein, with product MSSGGTDPDLADAEPGGGAGAAEWRRLPALMLLVGPATALLKLAPALIVLLLFGAGRGDAVQVWIAAGLAVVAVAAGVVRWRTTRYRITPERVQLHSGLLQRQRRSVPRDRIRTVDLTAPLLHRLVGLSVVKVGSGQSGKESGLDLDAVTTAEAERLRRELLARPASRPVPYPPAGPSPQAVPDSPAGPDSPDRPGSPGGPAGTAGWDDVTGPADPGPGEELDRLDWDSLRYAPLTAGSLAAVGAVAGAGWNLLHEAGVDPRTLPGAAAVTGELAGAPIWASVLAGGVALLLLMVAGSIALFVERWWGFRLTREPDGTLRVRRGLLTHRSLSVSEQRLRGVTVGEPLLVRALGRGAQAGALTVGLAGSESEKAHGGALGPPVRRAHAHHIAAVAARAGEGLTSGPLTPHPPAARTRRLVRAVVPALVFPAAAAVLAAAGGPLWPVAAAGLLVLTAVPLGLDRYRALGHRLDAQYLVARQGSLLRTTAALRRDGVIGWRVRQTVFQRRAGLVTLEATTAAGSGAVRILDLAAGDAVALMAEVTPEAVGGVSACGGSRTGSG from the coding sequence GTGAGCAGCGGCGGGACCGACCCCGACCTCGCCGATGCGGAACCCGGCGGCGGGGCCGGGGCGGCCGAGTGGCGCCGGCTCCCGGCGCTCATGCTGCTGGTCGGGCCCGCGACCGCGCTGCTCAAGCTGGCCCCGGCCCTGATCGTCCTGCTGCTCTTCGGCGCGGGCCGGGGCGACGCCGTGCAGGTGTGGATCGCGGCCGGGCTCGCGGTGGTCGCCGTCGCCGCCGGCGTGGTCCGCTGGCGGACCACCCGCTACCGGATCACCCCCGAACGCGTGCAGCTGCACAGCGGCCTGCTGCAGCGGCAGCGCCGCTCGGTCCCGCGGGACCGGATCCGCACCGTCGACCTCACCGCGCCGCTGCTGCACCGCCTCGTCGGCCTGAGCGTGGTCAAGGTCGGCTCCGGGCAGAGCGGCAAGGAGTCCGGCCTGGACCTCGACGCCGTCACCACGGCCGAGGCCGAGCGCCTGCGCCGCGAGCTGCTCGCGCGTCCGGCGTCCCGGCCGGTGCCGTACCCGCCCGCCGGCCCGAGCCCGCAGGCCGTGCCGGATTCCCCCGCCGGCCCGGACTCCCCCGACCGACCGGGCTCCCCCGGCGGACCGGCCGGCACCGCAGGGTGGGACGACGTCACCGGACCGGCCGATCCCGGCCCCGGCGAGGAGCTGGACCGCCTCGACTGGGACTCGCTGCGCTACGCCCCGCTGACCGCCGGGTCGCTGGCCGCGGTCGGTGCGGTGGCCGGTGCCGGGTGGAACCTGCTGCACGAGGCGGGCGTCGACCCGCGCACCCTCCCCGGCGCCGCCGCCGTCACCGGCGAGCTGGCCGGCGCGCCGATCTGGGCGTCGGTGCTGGCCGGGGGCGTCGCCCTGCTCCTGCTGATGGTGGCCGGCTCGATCGCGCTGTTCGTGGAGCGGTGGTGGGGCTTCCGGCTGACCCGCGAGCCCGACGGCACGCTGCGGGTGCGCCGCGGCCTGCTCACCCACCGGTCGCTGTCGGTGTCCGAGCAGCGGCTGCGCGGGGTGACGGTCGGCGAGCCGCTGCTGGTCCGCGCGCTCGGCCGCGGCGCCCAGGCCGGCGCGCTGACCGTCGGACTGGCCGGCTCGGAGAGCGAGAAGGCACACGGCGGGGCGCTCGGCCCGCCGGTCCGGCGGGCGCACGCCCACCACATCGCCGCGGTCGCGGCCCGGGCCGGGGAGGGCCTCACCTCGGGGCCGCTCACCCCGCACCCGCCGGCCGCACGCACCCGCCGGCTGGTCCGGGCCGTGGTCCCCGCCCTGGTGTTCCCGGCGGCGGCGGCCGTGCTCGCCGCCGCGGGCGGTCCGCTGTGGCCGGTCGCCGCCGCGGGCCTGCTCGTGCTGACCGCCGTGCCGCTGGGCCTGGACCGCTACCGGGCGCTCGGGCACCGGCTCGACGCGCAGTACCTCGTCGCCCGTCAGGGTTCCCTGCTCCGGACCACGGCGGCGCTGCGCCGCGACGGCGTCATCGGCTGGCGGGTCCGGCAGACCGTGTTCCAGCGCCGGGCCGGCCTCGTCACCCTCGAGGCGACGACGGCGGCCGGGTCCGGTGCGGTGCGGATCCTCGACCTGGCCGCGGGCGACGCGGTCGCGCTGATGGCCGAGGTCACCCCGGAGGCGGTCGGCGGCGTCAGCGCCTGCGGCGGGTCCCGAACAGGCTCCGGGTGA
- a CDS encoding PH domain-containing protein — MTATGPLRSGDPADGTAGPGSALPLPLRPPAHQVDPRAIWWWRLRALPVPIVLLVAQGASWALLPEWRGLLVATITLTVLWLLADTLVVPALRYRLHRWEVTEEAVYHRSGWLVREWRIAPIPRVQTVDTEHGPLQQALGLATVTVTTASARGPVRIAGLDAGAARELARRLTETTGRHPGDAT, encoded by the coding sequence ATGACCGCCACCGGCCCTCTCAGGAGCGGCGACCCGGCCGACGGCACTGCCGGTCCGGGCAGCGCCCTGCCGCTGCCGCTGCGCCCGCCGGCGCACCAGGTGGACCCACGCGCGATCTGGTGGTGGCGGCTGCGCGCGCTGCCGGTGCCGATCGTGCTGCTGGTCGCACAGGGTGCCAGCTGGGCGTTGCTCCCGGAGTGGCGCGGGCTGCTGGTCGCCACGATCACCCTCACCGTGCTGTGGCTGCTGGCCGACACGCTGGTGGTGCCGGCCCTGCGCTACCGCCTGCACCGCTGGGAGGTCACCGAGGAGGCCGTCTACCACCGGTCGGGCTGGCTGGTGCGGGAGTGGCGGATCGCACCGATCCCGCGGGTGCAGACCGTCGACACCGAGCACGGCCCGCTGCAGCAGGCACTCGGGCTGGCGACCGTCACGGTGACGACGGCGTCGGCCCGCGGCCCGGTCCGCATCGCCGGGCTGGACGCCGGCGCGGCCCGCGAGCTGGCCCGGCGGCTCACCGAGACGACCGGCCGGCACCCCGGGGACGCGACGTGA
- a CDS encoding HAD family hydrolase gives MTRPRLVALDIDGTVVHGRRPPTPAVLDAIAAASAHAEVMLCTGRTVIGAAAALDQVGLRRGVTLTSNGAVEMDTASRAVRSVARFDVRAGLARLRATFPGAVFAGEHVGVGQRVSGPFPDGVLAGTVTEVGLDGVADRPTPKLIMYWPGRTPAETAARAARLRFDDATMTLDHELPWVTLVPAGVSKASGLARVAQRLGVDRSEVLAVGDGDNDREMLRWAGHGVAMGQAPPEVHADADSSTGTVAEDGLAAALRRWF, from the coding sequence GTGACCCGTCCCCGCCTGGTCGCCCTGGACATCGACGGCACCGTCGTGCACGGCAGGCGGCCGCCGACCCCGGCCGTGCTCGACGCGATCGCCGCGGCCTCCGCGCACGCGGAGGTGATGCTCTGCACCGGCCGCACGGTGATCGGGGCCGCCGCCGCCCTCGACCAGGTCGGGCTGCGCCGGGGTGTCACGCTCACCTCGAACGGCGCCGTCGAGATGGACACGGCGTCGCGCGCGGTGCGGTCGGTGGCCCGGTTCGACGTCCGCGCGGGGCTGGCCCGGCTGCGGGCGACGTTCCCGGGCGCGGTGTTCGCCGGCGAGCACGTCGGTGTGGGGCAGCGGGTGAGCGGGCCGTTCCCCGACGGCGTCCTCGCCGGCACCGTCACCGAGGTCGGGCTGGACGGCGTGGCCGACCGGCCCACCCCGAAGCTCATCATGTACTGGCCTGGCCGGACGCCGGCCGAGACCGCCGCGCGCGCCGCCCGCCTGCGGTTCGATGACGCCACCATGACCCTCGACCACGAGCTGCCGTGGGTGACGCTGGTGCCGGCCGGGGTGTCGAAGGCGTCCGGGCTGGCCCGGGTGGCGCAGCGGCTCGGCGTCGACCGGTCCGAGGTGCTCGCCGTCGGCGACGGCGACAACGACCGCGAGATGCTGCGCTGGGCGGGGCACGGCGTCGCGATGGGGCAGGCGCCGCCCGAGGTGCACGCCGACGCCGACTCGAGCACCGGCACGGTCGCCGAGGACGGGCTGGCAGCCGCCCTGCGCCGCTGGTTCTAG
- a CDS encoding sucrase ferredoxin: MTVSAAPGGRPAADARPRTGCAALSEAAREPLAGTAPAARRVVAVEHVGAWPRTVADHPDPDVTELFERLRRADVRLLLIRRPGRAGRDCDGARTVYLADLAPGASRVRARTVCSTDELVTVCLDPDAGEPVTDPVLLVCAHGRRDVCCAVRGRALAAELDAEGADVWECTHLGGHRFAPTALVLPTGYAYGRLDTGSALAALKAAAGGNVDPWACRGHAGLEPAQQLAELAVREHTGIGDATALQVDAADGPGAVAVRATDGRVWTVDVRAGTGLPPRPPSCGAFPDATVPLVAGVPVELAGSARPVGPVG; encoded by the coding sequence ATGACGGTTTCCGCTGCTCCGGGCGGCCGCCCGGCCGCGGACGCACGACCGCGCACCGGCTGCGCGGCGCTGAGCGAGGCCGCCCGGGAGCCCCTGGCCGGGACCGCGCCGGCCGCCCGCCGGGTCGTCGCCGTCGAGCACGTCGGGGCGTGGCCGCGCACGGTCGCCGACCATCCCGACCCCGACGTCACGGAGCTGTTCGAGCGGCTGCGCCGCGCCGACGTCCGGCTGCTGCTGATCCGGCGGCCCGGGCGCGCGGGCCGCGACTGCGACGGTGCCCGCACCGTCTACCTCGCCGACCTGGCCCCCGGCGCGTCCCGGGTGCGGGCACGGACCGTCTGCAGCACCGACGAGCTCGTCACGGTCTGCCTGGACCCGGACGCCGGCGAGCCGGTCACCGACCCGGTGCTGCTGGTCTGCGCGCACGGCCGCCGGGACGTCTGCTGCGCCGTGCGGGGCCGCGCGCTGGCCGCCGAGCTGGACGCCGAGGGCGCCGACGTGTGGGAGTGCACCCACCTCGGTGGGCACCGGTTCGCACCGACCGCGCTGGTGCTGCCCACCGGGTACGCCTACGGCCGGCTCGACACCGGCAGCGCGCTGGCCGCGCTCAAGGCGGCGGCCGGCGGGAACGTGGACCCGTGGGCGTGCCGCGGGCACGCGGGGCTGGAACCGGCGCAGCAGCTCGCCGAGCTGGCCGTCCGCGAGCACACCGGGATCGGTGACGCCACGGCGCTGCAGGTGGACGCGGCCGACGGACCCGGCGCGGTGGCCGTGCGTGCCACCGACGGCCGGGTGTGGACGGTCGACGTGCGCGCCGGCACCGGGCTGCCGCCGCGCCCGCCGTCCTGCGGGGCGTTCCCGGACGCCACGGTGCCGCTGGTCGCCGGCGTCCCGGTCGAGCTGGCCGGATCGGCGCGACCGGTCGGGCCGGTCGGCTAG
- a CDS encoding AMP-binding protein: protein MAASPLLQTLTGTARTAYELGSGTARATVALARSGVVRPVGPGKLVGMGRALLRYGHSIPAAYAVGAARHPYRLAVVDDDGVTTYAELDERTDRLALALLDSGAGPGAPVGILCRNSAAPIAAMIAAGKAGADVVLVNTGLSAEQLRGVQAQQGLHTIVADPEFLDLVPEGPRVVLTSTPDRPRPAGDRAVDDLGAMIVRGGPGELPFRPEPSKQIVLTSGTTGTPKGAKRPHPSTLAPAASILSAIPLRAAEPVHIAAPLFHTWGNAGLLLAALHGATVVLRRRFTPEGFLDAVAERWCTTVFAVPVMLQRVLESGAPGWPAGHAPRIVAVSGSALPAGQATAFMDRFGDCLYNLYGSTEVSWVSIAGPADLRDAPGTAGRAPAGTTLVVLDDDDRPAGPGVEGRVFVGNDLPFEGYTGGESGLEERDGLLGTGDVGHLDEQGRLFLTGRADDMIVSGGENVHPGPVEDLVAGLDGVREACVLGVDDADYGQRLAAWVVLEPGADLDADTIRDRVRSDLAKFAVPRDVHFLDELPRNQTGKVLRKDLPGRT from the coding sequence ATGGCCGCCTCCCCGCTGCTCCAGACCCTGACCGGCACCGCACGCACGGCGTACGAGCTGGGCAGCGGCACCGCCCGCGCCACCGTCGCCCTGGCCCGCTCCGGGGTCGTGCGGCCGGTCGGCCCGGGCAAGCTCGTCGGCATGGGCCGCGCCCTGCTGCGCTACGGCCACAGCATCCCCGCCGCCTACGCGGTCGGCGCTGCCCGGCACCCGTACCGGCTGGCGGTGGTCGACGACGACGGCGTCACCACCTACGCCGAGCTCGACGAGCGCACCGACCGGCTCGCGCTGGCGCTGCTCGACTCCGGGGCAGGGCCGGGTGCCCCGGTCGGCATCCTGTGCCGCAACTCGGCCGCCCCGATCGCGGCGATGATCGCCGCCGGGAAGGCGGGCGCCGACGTCGTCCTGGTCAACACCGGGCTGTCGGCCGAGCAGCTGCGCGGGGTGCAGGCCCAGCAGGGGCTGCACACGATCGTCGCCGACCCGGAGTTCCTCGACCTCGTGCCGGAGGGCCCGCGGGTCGTGCTGACCTCCACACCGGACCGTCCGCGGCCCGCCGGGGACCGCGCCGTGGACGACCTCGGCGCCATGATCGTGCGGGGCGGACCGGGCGAGCTGCCGTTCCGGCCGGAACCCTCCAAGCAGATCGTGCTGACCTCCGGCACCACCGGCACACCGAAGGGTGCCAAGCGGCCGCACCCGTCCACCCTCGCCCCGGCGGCGTCGATCCTCTCGGCGATCCCGCTGCGCGCCGCCGAGCCGGTGCACATCGCCGCGCCGCTGTTCCACACCTGGGGCAACGCCGGGCTGCTGCTCGCCGCGCTGCACGGCGCGACGGTCGTGCTGCGCCGCAGGTTCACCCCCGAGGGCTTCCTGGACGCGGTGGCCGAACGGTGGTGCACCACGGTGTTCGCGGTGCCCGTGATGCTGCAGCGGGTGCTCGAGTCCGGCGCCCCGGGATGGCCCGCGGGCCACGCACCCCGGATCGTGGCCGTGTCCGGCTCGGCGCTGCCGGCCGGGCAGGCGACCGCGTTCATGGACCGCTTCGGCGACTGCCTCTACAACCTCTACGGCTCCACCGAGGTCTCCTGGGTCTCGATCGCCGGCCCGGCCGACCTGCGCGACGCCCCCGGCACCGCGGGCCGCGCCCCCGCCGGGACCACCCTGGTGGTCCTGGACGACGACGACCGGCCGGCCGGGCCGGGTGTCGAGGGACGGGTGTTCGTCGGCAACGACCTGCCGTTCGAGGGCTACACCGGTGGGGAGTCCGGGCTCGAGGAACGCGACGGGCTGCTGGGCACCGGCGATGTCGGGCACCTCGACGAGCAGGGCAGGCTGTTCCTCACCGGACGGGCCGACGACATGATCGTCTCGGGCGGGGAGAACGTGCACCCCGGTCCGGTCGAGGACCTCGTCGCCGGGCTGGACGGCGTCCGCGAGGCCTGCGTGCTCGGCGTGGACGACGCCGACTACGGCCAGCGCCTCGCCGCCTGGGTGGTTCTGGAGCCGGGCGCGGACCTCGACGCGGACACGATCCGTGACCGGGTGCGGTCCGATCTGGCGAAGTTCGCCGTCCCCCGGGACGTGCACTTCCTCGACGAGCTGCCACGCAACCAGACCGGAAAGGTGCTCCGGAAGGACCTGCCCGGGCGAACCTGA
- a CDS encoding siderophore-interacting protein, with the protein MSTTAPRLLQVARTERITPAMIRVTLTGEELAGFPGHGPDRRIKMFFPVEGQDRPAIPRASTGGPVWPAGEPRPAIRTYTVRRFAPDAGAHGELDVDFVVHAGDGPAAAWAVDARPGDWVGVSEPGGRWEPDPAASFQLVIGDESALPAVATVLETLAAALPDVPVRAVVEVADAGEEQDLPGHAQVDWVHRGDAPAGTPLVAAVKALTLPEGRGQAWLSGESAAVKELRGHLLSDRGFDRRAVYATGYWRAR; encoded by the coding sequence ATGAGCACGACCGCGCCCCGCCTGCTGCAGGTGGCCCGCACCGAGCGGATCACGCCGGCGATGATCCGGGTGACCCTGACCGGCGAGGAGCTGGCCGGGTTCCCCGGGCACGGCCCCGACCGCCGGATCAAGATGTTCTTCCCGGTCGAGGGCCAGGACCGCCCGGCGATCCCGCGCGCGTCCACCGGCGGTCCGGTCTGGCCGGCCGGTGAGCCCCGCCCGGCGATCCGGACCTACACCGTGCGCCGGTTCGCCCCGGACGCCGGCGCGCACGGCGAGCTGGACGTCGACTTCGTCGTGCACGCCGGCGACGGGCCCGCCGCGGCGTGGGCGGTGGACGCGCGGCCCGGGGACTGGGTGGGCGTGTCCGAACCGGGCGGCCGGTGGGAACCGGACCCCGCCGCGTCGTTCCAGCTGGTGATCGGCGACGAGTCGGCGCTGCCCGCGGTCGCCACGGTGCTGGAGACGCTCGCCGCCGCGCTCCCGGACGTCCCGGTCCGCGCGGTCGTGGAGGTCGCCGACGCCGGCGAGGAGCAGGACCTGCCCGGGCACGCGCAGGTCGACTGGGTGCACCGGGGCGACGCCCCGGCCGGGACGCCGCTGGTCGCGGCGGTGAAGGCGCTCACGCTGCCGGAGGGACGCGGCCAGGCCTGGCTGTCGGGCGAGTCGGCCGCGGTCAAGGAGCTGCGGGGCCACCTGCTGAGCGACCGCGGGTTCGACCGGCGCGCGGTCTACGCGACGGGGTACTGGCGGGCCCGCTGA
- a CDS encoding TetR/AcrR family transcriptional regulator: MTTQTAPGPRRRVPRAERERQIVDAAVAVFGERGYAGASMDAVAERVGVTKPVLYTHFGSKEGLLLAAIARARAELLEAVAEAATAADNPESMLRGGTLAFFVYLDRRAPAWQLFCSEAGVADDALEEIRAQQTDFIAGLLAAQVPEADPARLTGWAQVIVGAAERLAVWRGQDERITAEQATDYLMEVVWTGLAGLRGRP, translated from the coding sequence GTGACCACGCAGACCGCTCCCGGCCCCCGGCGCCGCGTGCCCCGGGCGGAGCGGGAACGCCAGATCGTGGACGCCGCCGTCGCCGTGTTCGGCGAGCGCGGGTACGCGGGCGCGTCGATGGACGCCGTCGCCGAGCGCGTCGGGGTCACCAAGCCGGTGCTCTACACGCACTTCGGCTCCAAGGAGGGCCTGCTGCTCGCCGCGATCGCGCGGGCCCGGGCCGAGCTGCTGGAGGCCGTGGCCGAGGCCGCGACCGCCGCCGACAACCCCGAGTCGATGCTGCGCGGCGGCACGCTCGCGTTCTTCGTCTACCTGGACCGCCGCGCGCCGGCCTGGCAGCTGTTCTGCTCCGAGGCCGGGGTGGCCGACGACGCGCTGGAGGAGATCCGCGCGCAGCAGACCGACTTCATCGCCGGGCTGCTGGCCGCCCAGGTGCCGGAGGCGGACCCCGCGCGGCTGACCGGCTGGGCACAGGTGATCGTCGGTGCCGCGGAACGGCTCGCCGTGTGGCGCGGGCAGGACGAGCGCATCACCGCCGAGCAGGCGACCGACTACCTGATGGAGGTCGTCTGGACCGGGCTGGCCGGACTCCGCGGTCGGCCCTGA
- a CDS encoding NAD(P)/FAD-dependent oxidoreductase, which translates to MAEQVDTLIVGSGFAGLGAAVRLDEAGRRDWLMLEKADTLGGTWRDNVYPGCACDVESHLYSFSFFPNDEWTRTFARQSEIRSYLEDVADHFRLRDRIRFGAHVTGAEWDGAAWDVTLADGSALRARYVVFGTGALHEPAVPEIEGLERFAGAAFHSAQWDHTVDLRGKRVAVIGTGASAIQFVPAVAPETAHLTLFQRTAPWVLPKPDRPIRERTRRAFRRVPGLRRAYRTALYWRHEALVVGFLHPKIMSVVERAARLYLRRAFAGDPELRRAVTPDFTIGCKRILMSNDYYPALRRDDVTVETAGIARITERGVVTTDGVEHPCDVIVFGTGFRVGDGMSRMAITGRDGVKLADAWRDGPQAYHGTTVAGFPNLFTLVGPNTGLGHSSMVLMIESQLNYVLDAMALVDRNRAVAIDTRADAQDAHNAELQERLGSAVWGAGGCASWYLDENGRNRTLWPGYTFTFRNRTRRADPAAHELVA; encoded by the coding sequence ATGGCCGAGCAGGTCGACACGCTGATCGTCGGGAGCGGGTTCGCCGGGCTGGGTGCCGCCGTCCGCCTGGACGAGGCCGGGCGCCGGGACTGGCTGATGCTGGAGAAGGCCGACACCCTCGGCGGCACCTGGCGCGACAACGTCTACCCGGGCTGCGCCTGCGACGTGGAGTCCCACCTGTACTCGTTCTCCTTCTTCCCGAACGACGAGTGGACCCGCACCTTCGCCCGGCAGTCCGAGATCCGGTCCTACCTGGAGGACGTCGCCGACCACTTCCGGCTGCGGGACCGCATCCGGTTCGGCGCCCACGTCACCGGCGCCGAGTGGGACGGCGCGGCCTGGGACGTGACGCTCGCCGACGGCAGCGCGCTGCGTGCCCGCTACGTCGTGTTCGGCACCGGCGCCCTGCACGAGCCGGCCGTCCCCGAGATCGAGGGCCTCGAACGGTTCGCCGGAGCCGCGTTCCACTCCGCGCAGTGGGACCACACGGTGGACCTGCGCGGCAAGCGGGTCGCCGTGATCGGGACCGGTGCCTCGGCCATCCAGTTCGTGCCGGCCGTCGCGCCCGAGACCGCGCACCTCACGCTGTTCCAGCGCACCGCGCCGTGGGTGCTGCCCAAGCCGGACCGCCCGATCCGCGAGCGCACCCGGCGCGCGTTCCGCCGCGTCCCCGGCCTTCGCCGGGCATACCGCACCGCGCTCTACTGGCGGCACGAGGCGCTGGTCGTCGGCTTCCTGCACCCGAAGATCATGTCGGTGGTCGAGCGGGCGGCCCGGCTCTACCTGCGGCGCGCCTTCGCCGGTGACCCGGAGCTGCGCCGCGCGGTGACACCCGACTTCACCATCGGCTGCAAGCGCATCCTGATGAGCAACGACTACTACCCGGCGCTGCGGCGCGACGACGTCACCGTCGAGACGGCCGGGATCGCCCGGATCACCGAACGGGGTGTGGTCACCACCGACGGGGTCGAGCACCCGTGCGACGTGATCGTGTTCGGCACCGGGTTCCGGGTCGGCGACGGCATGAGCCGGATGGCGATCACCGGCCGGGACGGCGTCAAGCTGGCCGACGCCTGGCGGGACGGCCCGCAGGCCTACCACGGGACGACGGTCGCCGGGTTCCCGAACCTGTTCACGCTCGTCGGGCCGAACACGGGCCTCGGGCACAGCTCGATGGTCCTCATGATCGAGTCGCAGCTGAACTACGTGCTCGACGCGATGGCGCTCGTCGACCGCAACCGCGCCGTCGCGATCGACACCCGCGCCGACGCCCAGGACGCGCACAACGCCGAGCTGCAGGAACGGCTCGGCTCGGCGGTCTGGGGCGCCGGCGGCTGCGCCTCGTGGTACCTCGACGAGAACGGCCGGAACCGCACCCTGTGGCCCGGTTACACGTTCACCTTCCGCAACCGGACCCGCCGCGCCGACCCGGCCGCGCACGAGCTCGTCGCGTAG
- a CDS encoding o-succinylbenzoate synthase, protein MDVYALPMTTRFRGITTREGLLLHGPAGWGEFCPFTEYDDREAVAWLAAAREAAGQGWPEPVRDRVPVNCTVPAVGPEHAQRIVRASGCTTAKVKVAERGGRPGDDEERVAAVRDALGPAGRIRVDANAAWSADEAVAAIGRLADAAGGLEYAEQPCASVEDLARVRRAVDVPVAADESIRRAEDPLRVVRAEAADVVVLKVAPLGGVRRALRIAGECGLPVVVSSAVESSVGLAAGLALAGALPELHHACGLGTASLLAADVVADPLVPRDGWLPVPRRAPEPVRRGEVAAPADRASWWRARHDRVAALLDRSC, encoded by the coding sequence GTGGACGTCTACGCGCTTCCGATGACCACCCGCTTCCGCGGGATCACCACGCGGGAGGGCCTGCTGCTGCACGGCCCGGCCGGGTGGGGGGAGTTCTGCCCGTTCACCGAGTACGACGACCGCGAGGCCGTCGCGTGGCTGGCCGCCGCCCGGGAGGCGGCGGGGCAGGGCTGGCCGGAGCCGGTGCGCGACCGGGTCCCGGTCAACTGCACCGTGCCCGCGGTCGGGCCGGAGCACGCGCAGCGGATCGTGCGGGCCTCGGGCTGCACCACGGCGAAGGTGAAGGTCGCGGAGCGGGGCGGGCGGCCCGGCGATGACGAGGAGCGGGTCGCCGCCGTCCGGGACGCGCTCGGCCCGGCCGGCCGGATCCGGGTCGACGCCAACGCGGCCTGGTCCGCCGACGAGGCGGTCGCCGCGATCGGGCGGCTGGCGGACGCGGCCGGCGGGCTGGAGTACGCCGAGCAGCCGTGCGCGTCGGTCGAGGACCTGGCCCGGGTCCGGCGCGCGGTGGACGTGCCGGTCGCCGCCGACGAGTCGATCCGCCGCGCCGAGGACCCGCTGCGGGTGGTGCGCGCGGAGGCCGCCGACGTCGTCGTGCTGAAGGTGGCGCCGCTCGGCGGGGTGCGCCGGGCCCTGCGGATCGCCGGGGAGTGCGGGCTGCCGGTCGTCGTGTCGTCGGCGGTGGAGTCGAGCGTGGGCCTGGCCGCGGGGCTGGCGCTGGCCGGGGCGCTGCCGGAGCTGCACCACGCCTGCGGGCTCGGGACGGCGTCGCTGCTGGCCGCCGACGTCGTCGCCGACCCCCTCGTGCCCCGCGACGGGTGGTTGCCGGTCCCGCGGCGGGCCCCGGAACCCGTCCGGCGCGGCGAGGTGGCCGCACCCGCGGACCGGGCGAGCTGGTGGCGGGCCCGCCACGACCGGGTCGCGGCCCTGCTCGACCGGTCCTGCTAG
- a CDS encoding glycosyltransferase family 87 protein, which translates to MPSTSATARAGRATAYAVAVAAVATAATLYVDRGSFALARLASDEFAIHSDLDTFRRSARALLDGTDPYATGARDPNLNPPLFVVLCVPLALLAPLEAYRLTVLLGAVLLAGSLAAVAVACRLEPRLAVPATVALLVSSPVLGTLGLGQVYPVLTAGLVAAWLAARATRPVAEGVALGLVVALKPSLAPVLLVPALQGRLPGTAAGALTAVVATGAGALVTGPAALATWAASLLRRPAQTYADNASLPATLARLTTDSGSGSPVAVVPGGFAAGVVLGLLAVSVALWRAHRDGDGGGTGLWAVAAAALLLSPVSWHNYLTLLMPGVLVLLARRDTALAAPLLALPLIGMEWPGLWSGSGVPASAVPASLYCAILVLYAVALLPRRT; encoded by the coding sequence GTGCCGTCCACATCGGCCACGGCGCGCGCGGGCCGGGCGACGGCGTACGCGGTCGCCGTCGCCGCGGTGGCGACCGCCGCGACGCTCTACGTCGACCGCGGCAGCTTCGCGCTCGCCCGGCTCGCCTCGGACGAGTTCGCGATCCACTCCGACCTCGACACGTTCCGCCGCTCGGCACGCGCGCTGCTCGACGGCACCGACCCCTACGCCACCGGTGCCCGGGACCCGAACCTCAACCCGCCGCTGTTCGTCGTGCTCTGCGTGCCGCTGGCGCTGCTCGCCCCGCTGGAGGCCTACCGGCTCACCGTCCTGCTCGGCGCGGTGCTGCTGGCGGGCTCGCTCGCCGCCGTGGCGGTCGCCTGCCGGCTGGAGCCCCGGCTCGCGGTCCCGGCGACGGTCGCGCTGCTGGTCTCGTCGCCGGTGCTCGGCACGCTCGGGCTCGGCCAGGTGTACCCGGTCCTGACGGCGGGGCTGGTCGCCGCCTGGCTGGCGGCCCGGGCCACCCGGCCGGTCGCCGAGGGCGTCGCGCTGGGCCTGGTGGTGGCGCTCAAACCCAGCCTCGCTCCGGTCCTGCTGGTCCCGGCCCTGCAGGGACGCCTCCCGGGGACGGCGGCCGGTGCGCTCACCGCCGTGGTCGCGACCGGGGCGGGCGCCCTCGTCACCGGCCCGGCGGCGCTCGCCACGTGGGCGGCGTCGTTGCTCCGGCGCCCGGCGCAGACCTACGCCGACAACGCCTCCCTGCCCGCCACCCTCGCCCGGCTCACCACCGACAGCGGTTCGGGTTCCCCGGTCGCGGTCGTGCCGGGCGGGTTCGCCGCCGGCGTGGTCCTCGGCCTGCTGGCGGTGAGCGTCGCGCTGTGGCGGGCACACCGCGACGGCGACGGCGGGGGCACCGGGCTGTGGGCGGTGGCCGCCGCGGCCCTGCTGCTCTCCCCGGTGAGCTGGCACAACTACCTGACCCTGCTCATGCCCGGGGTCCTGGTGCTGCTGGCCCGGCGGGACACCGCGCTCGCCGCGCCGCTGCTCGCGCTGCCGCTGATCGGGATGGAGTGGCCCGGGCTGTGGTCGGGCTCCGGCGTCCCGGCCTCCGCGGTGCCGGCGTCGCTGTACTGCGCGATCCTCGTGCTGTACGCGGTCGCGTTGCTGCCCCGCCGGACCTGA